The sequence GCTTGGCAGGGGTCTTGGGGAGGGTGTTGACTGAGAGATCGGCCACGATCCGTAGTCGGTTCTCCGCCATCCGAAGGAACCGGTAGGAGTCGTGCAAGCTCTGGTACTCCTCGGCAGAAATCAACCCCTCCGACTGAAGGGCATTGAGGACCTTGAGGGTATTCGGCTCTCGCAGGGCGATTCGATCTTTACCATGAAGCAGTTGCAGATACTGCACGATGAACTCCACCTCGACCATCCCCCCCGAACCGAGCTTGAGGTGGAGCCCCGTGCCCCGCTTGACGCGTTCCTCCTCCATCCGGTGGCGCATGGCATCGATCCGCTGGCCAAGATCGGGAGGCACCGACTGCTCGTAGACGAACGCCTGTATGAGACCCAGGAGAGTCTCTTTGAGCCCCTCATCTCCGGCCACTACTCTGGCCTTGATGTAGGCCTGTCGCTCCCAGCTCTCGGCCAACCGTTCGAAATGGTCCCGGAATGCTGCGACCGACTGCGCGAGCGGTCCTTTACTCCCTCCGGGGCGGAGGCGGCTGTCCACCCGGTACGTTGAACCCTCCCTGGTGATTACCGTAAGATTTTTGGTCACCCGATCTGCCAGCTTGCTGAAGAATTCGATGGCGCTCGTGGAGGGTTCAGTCCACCTGATCCGGTCATCGTACGCAAACGCGAGATCCAAATCGGAGCTATAGTTCATCTCAGCTCCTCCCAGCTTCCCCAGCCCAAGAATGGCGAACCCTGTTGGCTCCACCATATGGTAACGGGGCCCTACCTCTTCCCACGCCAGCTCTAAGGCTCCGGTGAGACAGACCTCTGCCAACAGGGTGAGTTCTGCCTGGGTGTCGGTGAGGTCCGCCTCCCCCATCACGTCCCAGGCTCCGATGCGGAGTTCTTCCACCTTCTTGAACCGCCGGAGGGCATCCAATTTCCCGCTTCCCGGCGGCGGTGCCCACAAGGCCTCCCGAAGATCCTCAAAGAGTTCGCCACGAGACCTCCGATGAATCAGGCTGGCCGGGTCCAAGAAGAGATCGATGATTTCGGGATGCTGAATCAGCGTGCGGGCGAGAAAGTCGCTCACCCCGAAGAGCCGGAAAAGGATGCTCAAGGCCTCGGGTTTCTCTGCCAGAATGGACAGAAACACCCCCTGGGCACCCATCGCTGCCACCAAGCGCTCAAAGTGATTCAGCGCCATGTCGGGATCGGGGGCATCTCGCAGTGCCTTCATCAGATGAGGTGCCACGTGAGCCAATGCCCACCGTCCAGCCTTGCTGTAATGGGCAAAGGGGGGTCCGTCCCGCAAAAGCTGAAAATTTCGATAGGCCCGCTCGAGATCCTCAAAGCCGACCTCTTGCAGGCGCTCCCGAATTTCCCTCGCGGGCACAGCGCCTTCGAAAAAGAGGGCGATTTCGTCCCGTTCGACTGCGGCCGGTGGGGCCTCCCGCTGACTCAAGAGGGCGTCGTAAACGCGGCGAACGGCATGCGTGTGCGTCTGGTAGTCTCTCAGGAAGTCTTCAACCGGCTCGGCCGAGATCCGGCTATGGTACCCCGAGCGGCGGGCCAGATGAAAGAGCTGTCGCTGATCCTCCGGCAGGGTATGAGTCTGACGATGGTGCAGGATCTGGAGCCGGTGTTCGACCGTCCGGAGAAACACATACGCTTTCACCAGGGCTGTGCAATCCTCACCCGAGAGATAGCGCCGCTCCGCCAGCCGGTGCAGGGTCTTGAGGGTGTGGGCCTCCCGGATCCAGGGATCTCTCCCCCCATGGAGGAGCTGGAAGACCTGAACGACGAACTCGATCTCCCGGATACCTCCAAAGCCCCGCTTCACATCCCGGTAGAGTTTCCGGTCCTGTCGAAGGCTTTGCTCGATCCGCGCCTTCATGGCCTGGACCTCCTGAACCGCCGTTTGGTCTAGGTACCTCCGGTAAATGAAGGGGGTAACCATCTGAAGAAACCTCCGGCCCAGCCCCTCATCTCCCGCCACAGGGCGCGCTTTGATCAGTGCCTGCCGCTCCCAGGTCTGCCCCCACGATTCATAATAGGTTTCGTAACCCTGCAGGGAGAGACATAGATCTCCTTGGCGCCCGCCGGGACGGAGACGGGTATCGACGCGAAAGACGGAGCCGTCGCGGGTGACCGTCCCAATGGCCTTCACAATCATCTCGGCCAGCTTGGCGAAATATTCATGGTTGGAGACCCTGCCCTCTCCCGTGTTGGCCCGGCCCGGCACACCGGTTGTCTCTCCTTCGGCCTCGTACACGAAAAGGATGTCGATGTCAGAGCTGTAGTTGAGCTCTTCCCCGCCGAGTTTCCCCATCCCCAGGATACAGAACGCGCAATCCTGCGCTCGGTCCGCAGGCCCGAGAACCTGGGGTCTCCCGAATCGTCTGGTCAGTTCCTTGTGGCAGATTTCGTAGGCCCGCTGAAGGGTCACCTCCGCTAGACGGGACAGTTCCTGGGTGATCCCG comes from Candidatus Methylomirabilota bacterium and encodes:
- the glnE gene encoding bifunctional [glutamate--ammonia ligase]-adenylyl-L-tyrosine phosphorylase/[glutamate--ammonia-ligase] adenylyltransferase, which encodes MEKVDFPDLLDRLRQIDCTDLARAAKNLEALGQHPLHRQAFARLLPTLLETLANIPDPDMALNNLERFFGEVIDRGFLLGLLQESRKSLDLLLTVFGSSQYLSDVLLRYPQLFEWLLEPGVLRLPGQKADLARELASMTERLPNVERKWDALRRFKVREILRIALQDLLGNQDLAGITQELSRLAEVTLQRAYEICHKELTRRFGRPQVLGPADRAQDCAFCILGMGKLGGEELNYSSDIDILFVYEAEGETTGVPGRANTGEGRVSNHEYFAKLAEMIVKAIGTVTRDGSVFRVDTRLRPGGRQGDLCLSLQGYETYYESWGQTWERQALIKARPVAGDEGLGRRFLQMVTPFIYRRYLDQTAVQEVQAMKARIEQSLRQDRKLYRDVKRGFGGIREIEFVVQVFQLLHGGRDPWIREAHTLKTLHRLAERRYLSGEDCTALVKAYVFLRTVEHRLQILHHRQTHTLPEDQRQLFHLARRSGYHSRISAEPVEDFLRDYQTHTHAVRRVYDALLSQREAPPAAVERDEIALFFEGAVPAREIRERLQEVGFEDLERAYRNFQLLRDGPPFAHYSKAGRWALAHVAPHLMKALRDAPDPDMALNHFERLVAAMGAQGVFLSILAEKPEALSILFRLFGVSDFLARTLIQHPEIIDLFLDPASLIHRRSRGELFEDLREALWAPPPGSGKLDALRRFKKVEELRIGAWDVMGEADLTDTQAELTLLAEVCLTGALELAWEEVGPRYHMVEPTGFAILGLGKLGGAEMNYSSDLDLAFAYDDRIRWTEPSTSAIEFFSKLADRVTKNLTVITREGSTYRVDSRLRPGGSKGPLAQSVAAFRDHFERLAESWERQAYIKARVVAGDEGLKETLLGLIQAFVYEQSVPPDLGQRIDAMRHRMEEERVKRGTGLHLKLGSGGMVEVEFIVQYLQLLHGKDRIALREPNTLKVLNALQSEGLISAEEYQSLHDSYRFLRMAENRLRIVADLSVNTLPKTPAKLQKLARRLGYAPNGDIPPGERFLQDYAAHTSRVRAIYEQVFRRTDDR